A window of Nodularia sp. LEGE 06071 contains these coding sequences:
- the glmS gene encoding glutamine--fructose-6-phosphate transaminase (isomerizing) gives MCGIVGYIGTQAATDILLAGLEKLEYRGYDSAGIATVWEGEVDCVRAKGKLHNLRSKLEQIATPAQIGIGHTRWATHGKPEEHNAHPHMDMAMRVAVVQNGIVENYRELREELKQKGHQFVSETDTEVIPHLIAEFLKHPPAPHLPSSPSALLDAIRQAVNYLRGAFAIAVISADYPDELIAVRQQAPLVIGFGQGEFFCASDTPAIVAHTRAVLPLENGEIARLTPLGVEVYNFAGERLKKQPRMLNLNPTMVEKQGFKHFMLKEIHEQPGVVRASLAAYFNTGGNYAESASPINLGLPTEFYADLEQINIVACGTSWHAALLGKYLIEQLAEISTQVHYASEYRYAPSPLTANTLIIGVTQSGETADTLAALGMEKERRQGKEPKYQARLLGITNRPESSLGLMVPHMINTLAGMEIGVAATKTFIAQLMAFYALALDLAARRQTVSPERLAEIIQGLHQIPQQIEATLPSQETLTEHLAHDFAETKDFIFLGRGINFPIALEGALKLKEISYIHAEGYPAGEMKHGPIALLEAKVPVVAIAVPGTVYEKVLSNAQEAKARDSRLIGVTPSNDGEAAEIFNDLLPVSEVDELLSPILTVIPLQLLAYHIAARRGLDVDQPRNLAKSVTVE, from the coding sequence ATGTGTGGAATCGTTGGGTATATAGGGACTCAAGCGGCAACGGATATCTTACTGGCGGGGCTAGAAAAACTGGAGTATCGCGGGTATGACTCCGCGGGGATAGCCACAGTCTGGGAAGGTGAAGTGGACTGTGTTCGCGCCAAAGGCAAACTACATAACTTACGTTCTAAACTCGAACAAATCGCCACTCCTGCCCAAATTGGGATTGGTCATACTCGCTGGGCGACTCATGGGAAGCCAGAGGAACACAACGCCCATCCCCACATGGATATGGCTATGCGAGTGGCGGTGGTGCAAAATGGCATTGTGGAAAATTACCGCGAGTTGCGGGAAGAACTTAAACAAAAAGGACACCAATTTGTTTCGGAAACCGACACCGAAGTTATTCCCCATCTGATAGCGGAATTTTTAAAGCATCCCCCAGCGCCTCATCTCCCTAGTTCCCCATCTGCTCTTTTAGACGCAATTCGCCAAGCTGTTAACTATCTTAGGGGTGCGTTTGCGATCGCAGTTATTTCTGCTGACTACCCAGATGAATTGATAGCAGTTCGCCAACAAGCTCCCCTAGTCATTGGTTTTGGTCAAGGTGAATTCTTTTGCGCCTCCGACACCCCCGCAATTGTGGCTCATACTCGTGCAGTTTTACCGCTGGAAAATGGCGAAATTGCTCGTCTGACTCCCTTGGGTGTGGAAGTTTATAACTTTGCTGGGGAAAGGTTGAAAAAACAACCCCGGATGCTGAATTTGAATCCCACGATGGTAGAAAAGCAGGGATTCAAACACTTTATGCTCAAAGAAATTCATGAGCAACCGGGGGTAGTTCGAGCTAGTTTAGCAGCTTACTTTAATACTGGTGGTAATTATGCTGAATCAGCTTCACCAATTAATCTCGGCTTACCTACGGAATTTTACGCAGATTTAGAGCAAATTAATATCGTCGCTTGTGGTACAAGTTGGCACGCGGCATTACTGGGAAAATACTTAATTGAACAACTAGCAGAAATTTCCACTCAGGTACATTACGCTTCTGAATATCGCTATGCACCCTCGCCTTTAACCGCAAATACATTAATTATTGGTGTGACCCAATCAGGTGAAACTGCTGATACTCTAGCCGCTTTAGGGATGGAAAAAGAACGTCGCCAGGGGAAAGAACCCAAATATCAAGCGCGACTTTTAGGGATTACCAATCGTCCAGAAAGCAGTCTGGGGTTAATGGTTCCCCATATGATTAATACCTTAGCCGGAATGGAAATTGGGGTAGCAGCCACGAAAACTTTTATCGCCCAACTAATGGCATTTTACGCTTTGGCGTTGGATTTAGCGGCTCGTCGTCAGACAGTTTCGCCAGAGAGATTAGCAGAGATTATTCAAGGGTTGCACCAAATTCCGCAACAAATTGAGGCGACTTTGCCAAGTCAGGAAACTTTAACTGAACACCTAGCACATGATTTTGCAGAAACCAAAGATTTTATCTTTTTAGGTAGGGGGATCAATTTTCCCATTGCTTTAGAAGGGGCTTTAAAATTAAAGGAAATCAGCTATATTCATGCTGAAGGTTATCCGGCTGGGGAAATGAAACATGGTCCCATTGCTTTATTGGAAGCGAAAGTTCCGGTAGTGGCGATCGCAGTTCCTGGTACTGTGTATGAAAAGGTGCTTTCTAATGCCCAAGAAGCCAAAGCCAGAGATTCCCGCTTAATTGGTGTAACTCCCAGTAATGATGGTGAAGCAGCAGAAATCTTTAATGATTTGCTCCCAGTTTCGGAAGTAGATGAATTACTCTCACCGATTCTGACTGTGATTCCTTTGCAATTATTGGCTTATCATATTGCGGCGCGTCGCGGTTTGGATGTTGACCAGCCCCGGAATTTGGCAAAATCTGTGACAGTTGAATAG
- a CDS encoding polysaccharide deacetylase family protein produces the protein MQLAPLFPFFYRILQPSFPHCLWSGNRYHKAIALTFDDGPHPEYTPQVLAVLDHYNIKASFFWLGACVNRSPAIAKAICDRGHWIGLHGYDHRSFLTLSPNDLQDSLEKTQDAIYNACDLTPEQVCDVRPPNGLFTPQTLQLFIKWNYRPVMWSIVPEDWVRPGVATVVQRVLKQVQNGSLIVLHDGTCGGQDVAATIRILIPQLLQQGYEFVTVDTLWQQNQA, from the coding sequence ATGCAGCTAGCGCCCCTGTTCCCGTTTTTTTATCGGATTCTCCAACCGAGTTTTCCTCATTGTCTTTGGAGTGGTAACCGCTATCATAAAGCGATCGCACTCACCTTTGATGATGGACCCCACCCGGAATACACACCCCAAGTATTGGCTGTATTAGACCATTACAATATCAAAGCTAGTTTTTTCTGGTTGGGTGCTTGCGTCAACCGTTCCCCGGCTATTGCCAAAGCGATATGCGATCGCGGACACTGGATCGGATTACATGGTTACGATCATCGCTCTTTTCTGACACTTTCCCCAAATGATCTGCAAGACAGTTTAGAAAAAACTCAAGATGCGATTTACAATGCTTGCGACTTGACACCCGAACAAGTCTGCGATGTCCGACCCCCCAACGGTTTATTTACACCCCAAACCTTACAATTATTTATCAAGTGGAATTACCGACCAGTTATGTGGAGTATTGTACCAGAAGACTGGGTAAGACCGGGAGTAGCGACTGTAGTCCAACGAGTTCTCAAACAAGTCCAAAACGGTTCATTAATTGTGTTACATGATGGTACTTGTGGTGGACAAGATGTTGCTGCTACAATCAGAATACTGATTCCACAATTGTTACAGCAAGGCTATGAATTTGTGACTGTTGATACTCTGTGGCAGCAAAACCAAGCATAA
- a CDS encoding AAA family ATPase, with product MPKQSIPRIEYIRVKNYRALHDIELKGIRPLTVFLGPNGSGKSTIFDVFAFLSECFTVGLRKAWDKRGRFRELRTRGADGPIVIELKYRENGDLPIITYHLAIEEGLKGPYVAEEWLQWRRGQTGKPFKFLDFQEGAGKVITGEKPDEQDERVSEQLNSSELLAVSTLGQFSKHPRVSALRNFITGWYLSYLSADNTRSIPEAGPQERLSPTGDNLPNVIQYLKEQHPDRLQQILNILSSRVPRLERVDAEMMQDGRLLLQIKDAPFQKPILAKFASDGTLKMLAYLSVLYDPDPPQLVGIEEPENYLHPRLLPELAEECRAASANTQLMVTSHSPFFVNALKPEELWVLYRDEQGYTQAKRTADMPGIKDFIEHGATLGSLWMEDYFEVGNPLVNSGGPKRNLPQAK from the coding sequence ATGCCTAAACAATCTATTCCCCGTATAGAATATATCAGAGTCAAAAATTATCGAGCGCTGCATGACATAGAACTCAAAGGAATTCGTCCTCTAACTGTTTTCTTAGGGCCCAATGGTAGCGGTAAATCAACTATTTTTGATGTTTTCGCTTTTTTATCAGAATGTTTTACAGTCGGCTTGCGGAAAGCGTGGGACAAACGCGGACGCTTTAGAGAACTGCGGACACGAGGTGCAGACGGACCTATTGTAATTGAATTAAAATATCGTGAAAACGGAGATTTACCTATCATCACCTATCATCTTGCTATAGAAGAAGGACTAAAAGGACCTTATGTAGCAGAAGAATGGTTGCAATGGAGAAGAGGTCAGACTGGCAAACCATTCAAATTTCTCGACTTTCAAGAAGGTGCTGGAAAAGTAATTACAGGCGAAAAGCCAGACGAACAAGATGAGAGAGTATCTGAACAACTAAACTCTTCTGAACTACTTGCTGTCAGTACTTTGGGTCAATTTTCTAAACACCCTCGTGTGAGTGCATTACGCAATTTTATTACTGGTTGGTATCTTTCCTATTTAAGCGCAGATAACACCCGCAGTATTCCAGAAGCAGGACCCCAGGAAAGATTATCACCTACAGGAGATAATTTACCTAATGTCATTCAATATCTCAAAGAACAGCATCCTGATCGGTTACAACAAATTCTTAATATTTTATCCTCTCGTGTTCCCCGCTTAGAAAGAGTAGACGCGGAAATGATGCAGGATGGGCGGTTATTGCTGCAAATTAAAGATGCTCCTTTTCAAAAACCAATACTTGCTAAATTTGCCTCAGATGGCACACTCAAAATGTTAGCGTATCTCTCAGTATTATATGACCCAGATCCACCGCAACTTGTAGGAATTGAAGAACCAGAAAATTACCTACACCCTCGTTTATTGCCAGAATTAGCAGAAGAATGCCGCGCAGCTTCAGCTAATACTCAATTAATGGTAACTAGCCATTCACCTTTTTTTGTAAATGCTCTTAAACCAGAAGAACTTTGGGTACTTTACCGGGATGAGCAAGGGTATACACAAGCTAAACGAACGGCAGATATGCCAGGAATTAAAGATTTTATCGAACATGGAGCTACTTTAGGTTCTTTATGGATGGAAGACTATTTTGAAGTGGGTAATCCTCTAGTTAACTCTGGTGGACCTAAGAGGAATTTACCTCAAGCAAAATAA
- a CDS encoding Uma2 family endonuclease codes for MTIAQEQSYYSPEEYLELEVNSEIRHEYIDGQIIPMTGGTPNHNQLAGNFYAFLNVALKRQPYRVFFAAQRLWIPQRRINTYPDVMVVQTPLEYQEGRKDTLINPVMIAEVLSKSTKSYDRDEKFAAYRTISSFQEYILIDQYTLHVEHYCKTDQNKWIFSEYDDGDVTLNLAAVPCQVLLADIYDQVDFSVEE; via the coding sequence ATGACCATTGCACAAGAACAAAGCTATTATTCGCCTGAAGAATACCTAGAATTAGAAGTAAATTCAGAAATACGCCATGAATATATTGATGGTCAAATTATCCCCATGACAGGCGGAACACCTAATCATAACCAACTAGCTGGCAATTTTTATGCCTTCCTAAATGTCGCTCTCAAGCGTCAGCCTTATCGAGTCTTTTTTGCAGCCCAGCGTCTTTGGATTCCTCAAAGACGAATTAACACTTATCCTGATGTGATGGTTGTGCAAACTCCTTTGGAATATCAAGAAGGTAGAAAAGATACGCTTATAAACCCAGTGATGATTGCTGAGGTGTTATCAAAGTCTACTAAAAGTTATGACCGCGATGAAAAGTTTGCTGCTTATCGCACAATTAGCAGTTTTCAAGAGTATATTCTGATTGACCAGTATACTCTGCACGTTGAGCATTATTGCAAGACTGATCAGAATAAATGGATTTTTTCTGAATATGATGATGGGGATGTGACTTTAAATTTAGCTGCTGTTCCTTGTCAAGTTTTGTTGGCTGATATTTATGACCAGGTGGATTTTAGTGTGGAGGAGTAG
- a CDS encoding DUF4276 family protein, giving the protein MHIEFLVEELSMKEALQNLLPKILGETISFDIHPYQGKKYLLAKLPHRLRGYKSWLPDEDRIVILVDEDREDCKLLKERLENIAIDAGFITKAKASVGIGQNFQVLNRIAIEELEAWFFGDIDALINAYPGISPNLEKQAKYRDPDLIMGGTWEALEKVLQRAGYHKGGLEKTRAAREISQYMNPSINSSNSFQIFYDGLLKTIHN; this is encoded by the coding sequence TTGCACATTGAGTTTTTAGTAGAAGAATTATCAATGAAAGAAGCTCTCCAAAATTTACTCCCTAAAATTTTAGGAGAAACTATCAGTTTTGATATTCACCCTTACCAAGGTAAAAAATATTTACTTGCTAAATTACCTCACCGTTTGAGAGGATATAAATCTTGGTTGCCAGATGAAGACCGAATTGTAATTTTAGTTGATGAAGACCGGGAAGATTGTAAATTATTAAAGGAAAGACTAGAAAACATAGCTATTGATGCAGGCTTTATTACTAAGGCTAAGGCATCAGTAGGTATAGGTCAAAATTTCCAAGTTCTCAATAGAATAGCAATTGAAGAACTAGAAGCTTGGTTTTTTGGAGATATAGATGCTCTTATCAATGCTTATCCTGGAATATCACCTAATCTAGAAAAGCAGGCAAAATACCGTGACCCAGACTTAATTATGGGTGGTACTTGGGAAGCTTTAGAAAAAGTGCTACAAAGGGCAGGGTATCATAAAGGAGGTCTAGAAAAGACAAGAGCCGCACGAGAAATATCGCAATATATGAACCCATCCATTAATAGCTCGAACAGTTTTCAAATATTCTACGATGGCTTATTAAAAACAATACATAATTAA
- the obgE gene encoding GTPase ObgE, which translates to MQFIDQALIEVEAGKGGDGIVAFRREKYVPAGGPSGGNGGRGGSVIFVVDTNLQTLLDFRYKHLFKADNGGRGGPNNCTGANGKDLIVEIPCGTSVYDGSTGALLCDLVEPGQRFRVAAGGKGGLGNQHFLSNRNRAPEYALPGLPGEMLVLRLELKLLAEVGIIGLPNAGKSTLISSLSAARPKIADYPFTTLIPNLGVVRKPTGDGTVFADIPGLIEGASHGAGLGYDFLRHIERTKVLLHLIDATSEDVIGEYKTIKQELQAYGRGLAKRPQILVLNKIDAVDRETVDLEALATELNHLSLSPVFLISAVTRSGLEPMLQELWGILDQMNAAEKVEVLQ; encoded by the coding sequence ATGCAATTTATTGACCAAGCACTAATCGAAGTTGAAGCTGGTAAAGGTGGCGATGGTATCGTCGCCTTCCGACGTGAGAAATACGTACCAGCTGGCGGTCCCTCTGGTGGAAATGGCGGACGTGGCGGTTCGGTGATTTTTGTTGTTGATACTAACCTGCAAACTTTGCTGGACTTCAGATACAAGCATCTTTTTAAAGCTGATAATGGTGGACGTGGTGGACCAAATAACTGCACTGGGGCTAACGGTAAGGATTTAATCGTGGAAATTCCTTGCGGTACGTCTGTTTATGATGGAAGTACAGGGGCTTTACTCTGCGATTTAGTTGAACCTGGACAGCGTTTTCGAGTAGCTGCGGGCGGAAAAGGTGGATTAGGAAACCAGCATTTTTTGAGTAACCGTAACCGCGCCCCAGAATATGCTTTACCTGGACTACCAGGAGAAATGTTGGTACTGCGTCTCGAATTGAAACTTTTGGCGGAAGTGGGGATTATTGGCTTACCAAATGCTGGTAAATCTACATTAATTTCTTCTCTATCAGCCGCACGTCCTAAAATTGCTGACTATCCTTTCACAACTTTGATTCCTAATTTGGGTGTAGTCAGAAAACCTACTGGGGATGGTACTGTTTTTGCTGATATTCCCGGTTTAATTGAAGGTGCTTCCCACGGTGCGGGTTTGGGATACGATTTCTTGCGCCACATTGAACGCACAAAGGTTTTGTTACACCTGATTGATGCGACTAGCGAAGATGTGATTGGGGAATACAAGACAATTAAGCAGGAGTTACAAGCTTACGGACGAGGTTTAGCCAAGCGTCCGCAGATTTTGGTGCTGAATAAAATTGACGCAGTTGATAGGGAAACAGTGGATTTAGAAGCGCTAGCTACTGAACTTAATCACCTGTCTCTGTCTCCAGTTTTCTTGATTTCAGCAGTTACCCGCTCAGGGTTAGAACCAATGTTACAGGAACTTTGGGGAATTCTTGACCAAATGAATGCGGCTGAAAAAGTGGAGGTTTTGCAGTAG
- a CDS encoding acyltransferase family protein, translating into MRLSSLDVFRGITIAAMILVNMAGVAGDVYPPLAHADWHGCTPTDLVFPFFLFIVGVAMSFSLSKYTEKVYSRIFRRAAILFALGLLLNGFWNQGIWTFDLSNIRIMGVLQRISLAYLFASLAVLNLPRKGQWILAGVLLIGYWLTMMYVPVPEYGAGVLTREGNLGAYFDRLIIPQLHLYAGDGYQNLGDPEGLFSTIPAIVNVLIGYFTGQWLRNQPVKTRTSIGLGLFGIGCLIIGWAWGWTFPINKKLWTSSYVVFSSGWALLLLAACYELIEVRQIRRWSKAFEIMGLNAIALFTASVLLIKILVRTKIGTGDNAISTYNWIYQNIFASWAGTFNGSFLFALVTLLFWLAIAYLMYRQNWFLKV; encoded by the coding sequence ATGCGCCTGTCCTCATTAGATGTTTTTCGCGGTATTACCATTGCTGCTATGATTTTAGTCAACATGGCAGGAGTTGCAGGTGATGTATACCCCCCCTTAGCTCATGCAGATTGGCATGGTTGCACACCCACAGACTTAGTATTTCCCTTCTTCCTGTTTATTGTCGGTGTAGCAATGTCTTTTTCCTTATCAAAGTATACCGAAAAAGTTTACTCGCGGATATTCCGCCGCGCCGCCATACTTTTCGCTTTGGGGTTGCTACTCAATGGCTTTTGGAATCAGGGGATTTGGACTTTTGATTTAAGTAATATCCGCATCATGGGAGTATTGCAGCGTATCAGTTTAGCATACCTGTTTGCCTCTCTTGCAGTCCTCAACCTACCACGCAAAGGACAATGGATACTAGCAGGCGTGTTACTCATTGGCTATTGGCTAACCATGATGTATGTCCCAGTTCCCGAATATGGCGCGGGTGTACTGACGCGAGAAGGCAACTTAGGCGCTTATTTCGACCGTTTAATTATTCCCCAACTCCACTTGTACGCAGGTGACGGATATCAAAATTTGGGAGATCCAGAGGGATTATTCAGCACCATTCCTGCTATTGTCAATGTTCTCATTGGCTATTTTACAGGGCAATGGCTACGCAATCAGCCAGTAAAAACACGTACTAGCATAGGGTTAGGATTATTTGGGATTGGTTGCTTAATTATAGGTTGGGCGTGGGGGTGGACATTCCCCATCAACAAAAAGCTGTGGACAAGTTCCTATGTGGTCTTCAGCAGTGGTTGGGCTTTGCTATTGCTAGCAGCCTGCTATGAACTAATCGAAGTGCGACAGATACGGCGCTGGAGTAAGGCTTTTGAAATTATGGGATTAAATGCGATCGCACTCTTCACTGCATCCGTTTTATTAATTAAAATCTTAGTCAGAACCAAAATCGGCACAGGTGACAACGCCATCAGCACCTACAACTGGATTTACCAAAACATTTTCGCATCTTGGGCAGGTACTTTCAACGGTTCATTCCTATTCGCCCTAGTCACCCTTTTATTCTGGCTAGCAATTGCTTATCTCATGTATCGCCAAAACTGGTTTCTCAAAGTCTAA
- a CDS encoding PIN domain-containing protein gives MTKKQSIIVDTNILFSALLNNKSSFSTLLLQGEYSYFICELVLVELFKRKEKIIKVNQLSETEIVRIYQILLQRLNLYKEDLIAPDNRATAYALCQDIDESDTPHVALTLELKGLLWTGDKKLKEGLIKKGFKQFFELNDLKF, from the coding sequence GTGACTAAAAAACAGTCAATTATTGTTGATACTAATATTTTATTTTCTGCATTACTTAACAACAAGTCTAGTTTTTCTACTTTACTATTGCAAGGAGAATATAGTTATTTTATTTGCGAACTAGTTTTGGTTGAGTTGTTTAAACGTAAAGAAAAAATTATTAAAGTAAATCAGCTATCTGAAACCGAAATAGTGCGAATTTACCAAATATTGTTACAAAGGCTGAACCTCTATAAAGAAGACTTAATTGCACCTGATAATCGAGCAACAGCATACGCTTTATGTCAAGATATTGATGAAAGTGACACTCCTCATGTTGCTTTAACATTGGAATTAAAAGGCTTGTTGTGGACAGGAGATAAAAAACTTAAAGAAGGATTAATTAAAAAAGGCTTTAAACAATTTTTTGAACTTAATGATTTGAAATTCTAG
- a CDS encoding helix-turn-helix domain-containing protein gives MKHKPKPRIALLREKAGLTQLELSRLVGVTESTIQNWESGRTGTDHIERIIRFCKALNCQVQELIEDMSESSEKPVAEPSSLSDIHNLLGTEKSATSGNAESKVAQEEKAQRQ, from the coding sequence GTGAAACACAAGCCAAAACCCAGGATCGCTTTGCTTCGTGAAAAAGCAGGGCTAACCCAACTTGAACTCTCCCGTCTTGTAGGCGTAACTGAAAGCACTATCCAGAATTGGGAAAGCGGTAGGACGGGGACAGACCATATTGAAAGAATTATTCGGTTTTGCAAAGCTTTGAATTGCCAAGTGCAAGAGCTTATTGAAGATATGAGCGAGTCATCAGAAAAGCCTGTAGCTGAACCCAGTTCATTAAGTGACATACATAATTTGTTGGGAACTGAGAAGTCAGCCACATCTGGAAATGCTGAATCTAAAGTTGCTCAAGAAGAGAAAGCGCAGCGTCAATAA